Proteins encoded in a region of the Magallana gigas chromosome 8, xbMagGiga1.1, whole genome shotgun sequence genome:
- the LOC136270738 gene encoding deleted in malignant brain tumors 1 protein-like, translated as MLQSFMLLNLNFLSYRNLYGLIQQRSGYTNVRLVGSGYYDRGTVEVYLNGQWGTICDDRFNKADGDVICRMLGFNSSTNIFGSAHYGTGSGPILYQVNCNGYENDIAECGLSDWGTTGCGHYEDAGVHCGDGDEYETTSMSYGTCYSRVCYNGGTCIAYNNGYPGYYCNCPSGFTGLHCQNYATTYDACYPNPCQNGATCSRDYYYSTNYYCSCPRGYSGQNCEYYVGYYETTSYDPCYSHNPCNNGGTCYHNYGYPGYYCTCPSGYSGRNCDSYNGLSIESAITVGCNENNWDVAVYLPPLYSRYSDFNPGDLYLGQDSCTGYVDGNYLRFRSDYTTCSTETRTSRDNIAHTNEIIYAVHDPSHHFIVREYRFRVPVDCFLPRNEESSNHYNHGHVTIPPAHHVTGSAHHTVHLRFYTDSSFQHPKSLYGSKVGDTVYVKAFTDVRDYNQKMRLSDCYTTPTLSSYSSLKYFIIQNGCVIDPNAGILSQNTHETRFFFQDFEYSTNQNSLYLHCNATFCKSNDYSAACEQTCHHKRLGGGNVVFDGPVESFDVNDAVRLTSADTGSKGNRIYSGNSTILVVISLVFGGVILAMTITIVVGKLKKKMSHKGSEVVKDI; from the exons ATGCTACAATCTTTTATgctattaaatttaaattttctttcttatcGCAACCTTTATGGACTGATTCAACAACGATCAGGATACACAA ACGTGAGATTAGTTGGAAGTGGATATTACGACAGAGGTACTGTTGAGGTTTACCTGAATGGACAATGGGGAACAATTTGTGACGATCGTTTCAATAAAGCAGACGGTGACGTTATTTGTAGGATGCTGGGATTCAACTCCTCTAC taatatttttggGAGTGCTCATTATGGCACGGGGAGTGGACCAATATTGTATCAAGTTAATTGTAATGGCTACGAAAATGACATAGCAGAATGTGGATTGAGCGACTGGGGCACTACTGGATGTGGTCACTACGAAGACGCGGGAGTACATTGTGGTGATG GTGATGAATACGAAACAACAAGCATGAGCTATGGCACCTGTTACAGTCGCGTTTGTTATAATGGCGGTACCTGCATTGCGTACAATAATGGATATCCCGGGTACTATTGTAATTGTCCGAGCGGATTTACAGGGTTACATT GTCAAAATTACGCTACAACCTATGACGCATGCTATCCAAATCCCTGCCAAAACGGTGCAACGTGCTCCAGGGATTATTATTACTCGACAAACTACTATTGTTCATGTCCAAGAGGATACTCGGGCCAAAACTGCGAATATTATGTTG gtTATTATGAAACAACATCATATGATCCCTGTTATTCCCACAATCCCTGTAATAATGGCGGTACGTGCTATCATAACTATGGATACCCAGGATACTATTGCACGTGCCCTAGTGGATATTCTGGACGTAATTGCGACAGCTATAATG GTTTATCGATAGAGAGCGCTATAACCGTCGGTTGCAACGAAAACAACTGGGATGTAGCCGTGTATCTTCCTCCCCTGTACAGCAGATACTCGGATTTTAACCCTGGTGACCTTTATCTGGGTCAAGACAGCTGTACCGGATACGTGGACGGAAATTATCTACGTTTCCGGTCTGATTACACTACTTGTAGCACGGAAACTAGA ACTTCCAGGGATAATATTGCTCACACCAACGAAATCATTTATGCTGTTCATGACCCCAGTCATCACTTCATCGTTCGTGAATATCGGTTTAGAGTGCCAGTTGATTGTTTTCTACCCCGAAACGAGGAAAGCTCCAACCATTACAATCACGGCCATGTCACTATTCCTCCAGCACATCACGTGACCGGCTCAGCACACCACACGGTTCATCTACGATTTTACACAGATTCTTCCTTCCAACATCCCAAATCTCTGTATGGGTCCAAAGTTGGTGATACTGTGTATGTTAAGGCGTTTACCGATGTCAGAGACTACAATCAGAAAATGAGGCTGTCAGACTGTTACACCACGCCCACATTATCTTCATACTccagtttaaaatatttcattatacaaaatgg ATGTGTTATCGATCCAAATGCAGGGATTTTGTCACAAAATACGCACGAAACTCGCTTCTTTTTCCAAGATTTCGAATACTCAACCAATCAAAATTCATTATATCTTCACTGCAATGCTACCTTTTGTAAATCAAACGACTACAGCGCCGCTTGTGAGCAAACTTGTCATCACAAGCGATTAGGAGGGGGTAACGTCGTATTCGATGGCCCAGTGGAGAGCTTTGATGTCAATGACGCTGTCAGATTGACAAGTG CTGACACAGGTAGTAAAGGAAATAGAATATACTCCGGAAATTCCACAATATTGGTTGTTATCTCCCTTGTCTTTGGAGGCGTAATTCTTGCAATGACTATAACCATCGTCGTAGGAAAGTTGAAGAAGAAAATGAGCCATAAAGGATCAGAAGTTGTAAAAGATATCTAA